AGGCCGCGATCGTGACGGCGACGGCGGCGGCCGTCATCCCGATCATCGCGCTGCTCTTGACCAGCACGAAGGTCGGGACCGACAGCGACTCGAGCAGCCAGAAGCCGACGGCGGCCTTGAGCAGGCAGACCCCGCCCCACATCCCGGTCAGGCGCGCGAAGAGGCGACGGATGCGGGGGTGGGCGGCCAGGTCGGCGCTCATCGGGTAGAAGTCGGCGGCCAGGCGGGCGACCAGGGGGCGCGCCGCGGCCAGCGAGGCCAGGAAGACCAGCGCCACGATGGCGTCGCTGACCACCGGCTGCAGGAAGTAGACGTAGGTGTTGCCGGTCGAGAGCGTGAAGATCGTACGGATGGTCAGCACGGTCGAGGTCAGGACCAGCAGCCCCGACATCGGCAGGTGGGTGAGCCGACGCCAGGCGATGGCGCCGTACGACCAGGCGAGGGCGGTCAGGATCGCCGGGGTCAGGCCGAAGAACTGGAACGTCGCGTAGAACAGCACGGCCGGCACGGCGACGGCGACCAGCAGGCTCAGGGCCAGGCGGCGCATGACGGCACCGAGGGCGGCGGTGTGTCGGCACGGGGTGGTGGCAGGAACCGGCGGGGCGATCTCGAGCGAGGTCATCGGGCCTTTCTGCGTCCGCTGGTCCACGGTCGGCTGGTGGTGCGTCACT
The Nocardioides plantarum genome window above contains:
- a CDS encoding VC0807 family protein, which encodes MTSLEIAPPVPATTPCRHTAALGAVMRRLALSLLVAVAVPAVLFYATFQFFGLTPAILTALAWSYGAIAWRRLTHLPMSGLLVLTSTVLTIRTIFTLSTGNTYVYFLQPVVSDAIVALVFLASLAAARPLVARLAADFYPMSADLAAHPRIRRLFARLTGMWGGVCLLKAAVGFWLLESLSVPTFVLVKSSAMIGMTAAAVAVTIAASLVVLRHESLRDTA